The Pontibacter korlensis sequence TCTCCCCGATTTTCTTCACAATGTCAGGGGTGTACTGCTCCTCCAGCGCCTTCACCTCTTCTGGCTTGAGCCAGCCGTGGCCCGTGGCAATCTTCTGCTCCGGCCACTTGCGGGCAATGCCTTTGGTGCCGCTCACCAGGTGAATTCGGGAGTAGGGACGAGGGGAAGTGACATCGTGCTGAATCATGATGGTGCGGCCCATTTTGGTGCGGATGGTGGTGGTGTTCATGTTGCCCCGGTAGGTGTCCTGCACAAAGCCTTTATAGAAATTATCGCCTTGGGCCCGTTTCTGTGCCTCCTCATACATCATAAAGTCATCGCTGGAAACGGAGGTCAGGTAATCCATCACATCGCCGCGGTTAACGTTCATGACCTGGCAGATAGGGCCTAGGCCGTGGGTCGGGTAGAGGCTGCCGTTACGGGTCATGTTCTGCTTGAGGCGCCACATGTCCTGGTAGCCCTCTTTATCAAAGTTCAGGTCCACCAGTTGGTGGATATAGGCACCCTCGCCGTGAATAATTTCCCCGAAGTAGCCTTGGCGTGCCATGTTCAGCGTCAGGATCTCGAAGAAATCGTAGCAGCAGTTCTCCAGCATCATGCAGTGCTTCTTGGTGCGCTCTGATGTCTCCACCAGCTGCCAGCATTCCTCAATGGTGGTGGCGGCAGGAACCTCCACGGCGGCGTGCTTGCCATGCTCCATGGCGTAGACGGCTTGCGGCGTGTGCAGGTGCCAGGGCGTGGTGATGTAAATCAGGTCAATATCATCTCTATCAACCATTTCTTTCCAGGAGTCCTCTTTCCCGGAGTATAATGTAGGGTTGTGTGCTGAACCAGTCCTCTCCTGCAGCTGCTTTTTTACTTTTTCGGCCCGCTCGGGAATCAGGTCGCAGAGCGCTTTGATTTCTACGCCTTCTATGTTGCTCATGCGGTATACGGCGCCTGGGCCTCTCATGCCTAAGCCCACGAAACCGACACGCACCTTGTCGAGCTTAGGAGCGCTGTAGCCGCTCATGTTAAACTGCTGCGTATACTTGCGTTTAGCCTGTTGCGCAATCTGTGCTAGGTTAGACTGTGCTTGCTCTTCTACGGCGCCGGTGGCACAGCCTCCCAGCAAGCCCGTGCCGGCGATGCTTATCCCAGCCAAGCCTGAAAGCTTTAAGAAATCTCTGCGGTTGCTACTCATGGTGATAAAGGTTAGATGTTTAGCTGATATGCTTATTGATTGAGTCAAAGGATGCTGAAGCGAATGAGATGCGGCCAAACTGCTCTGGCCTATGAAAATCTGGCTCAGGCGCTTCGATCGGTTGCCAGGCCAGGTAATGGGGTGCGGGCAGGTCTTCTCCGCACTTGTAAAAATTGCCCCGTGCCTGCAAGCCGGAAAAACGCTCCAGCTGGTGCTCGGAAAATACCCATGCCGGTATCCGCAAGGTCAGTTCCCAGGCTTTACCGGTGCAGCCATGGTTGCATACTTTCAGGTGTGCCAGGTGCTCAATTGCTGAAACGATACTGGCGGGCAGGAGCTTTCGGTTGTCTCTGCCCCGGCCATAAGCTAGTAAGCATGTACCCAAACAGTTTACCTCTAAGTTGTAGTAGGTGCCATCGTCGCCAAACGAGAGAAAGAACTCTACGCAACTGTCTTTGTATACCGGTTCATTTATGCTTCTGTACCTGGCCAGCACAGTTTCTTCCTCTACCTTATACTTAAGGTAGAGGCAATCTTGCCCATGGGCCATAACAAAAGCCACCTTAGGCAGTGGCTCTCCATTTGTCCACAGCGCCACTTCCAGGTACTGTGCCGGGAGCTGGTCGAGCCTGTCGGACACGAGAGCAAGCGGGCTTTCATGCGGCAGGTCAGGTATGAACGGAACTGTCAGGTGCTTCATCTTTCTTGTTGCTGCGCAGCGGCGGCTGTTTTAAAAGCATGCGCTGTTTGTTGTATCGTATGTAGCAGGAGTTCGCTGTTCTCTTCAAGTACCTCTACCAGCCTGAACTGCGCCCGGGCCCGCTGCAGGTTGTGTTCCGGAAAATGAATTTTGTAGTAATGGTCCCCCTCAATGTAATCTGTTAGGAAACGAACTCCCATGATGTAAGGCAAGAGCCTTACCCCAGGCTCCAGGGAGTTTACTTCCTCCTCGGTAAGAAAGGCACTGGTTTCCTGTAAAAAACCTTCCGTGAAGGCTCTAAACAACTCGTAGTCCACTTTGATTTTGCTCAAGTCCTCTTCGTCTTCGGCAGCTTTGTTGACTGTGGTTCGGATAGCGTCGCCATAGTCATAAGCCAGGAAACCAGGCATGACGGTATCCAGGTCAATAACACAGAGCGCTTTGTCATGCCTGTCGAGCAGCACATTATTGAACTTGGTATCGTTGTGCGTGGTGCGGAGCGGCAGTTTCCCCGCACGCCCAAGCCTGCAGATGGAGCTCATCTCCTCACCACGCTGCCATACAAAGCGCAGCTCCTTGTCTACCTGTGCTACCCTTCCTGCAGCATTCAGCCTGGTGGCTTGTGTTAGCAGGCGCAGGCGGTTCTCGATGTTGTGGAAGTCTGGAATGGACTCGTGCAGCTGGCTGGCATCCAGGTCTGCTAAAAGTGCCAGGAACTTACCGAAAGCCTTACCTCCTTCGTAAGCCTGTTGCGGTGTTTCAACAATATCATAACTGCGGGTGCCTTCCAGCAGCAGGTAAACGCGCCAGAAGTTACCATCCGGATCCCGATAGTAGCCTAAATTGTCCTGCGTTGGCACCAAAGTCAGCACCTCCTCGTCTGGGCGAGCACCGGGTATATGCTGTAGCTTTTGACGAAGGTGTAGGGTCACTAGCCCGATGTTCTCCATCAGCAGAGGCACGTTTCTGAAAACGTGGTGATTGATGCGTTGCAGCAGGTAGTTAGGGCACGTTGGCTGATCATTCGCTACAGCATAAGTGTCATGGATATGGCCTGACCCATAGGGGATTATGCTAGCTACACTTCCCTCTAGCTGAAAGTGAGCCAGAACGTCCCGAAGCTTTGCCTCCGCCTGTAGGGCGATTGCTTTACCGGGATGTAGGGTAAAATCGTCCCACAGAGGACGGGGGTACACATTTGCCTCCGTGAGTAACCTTATTTGCTCGGTCGTGTGGGCCTTGTCCTGAGGATAAGTTACGCCAAACCATTTTTCAGGGGTAGGTATTACCTGGACGCGTGCAAGGCCGGCTGACAGCACCTGGTTTACCACCGACGGCAGGTAAAACTCAGCCTTCAGTTCCTGTCCCTTTTCATCCAGGAACTCCTGCAGGTACTGCTCAAAGTATGGAAGCACAGATGGCTTAAAGGCCATCAGGTTCATGGATACCAGCTCTTCCCCATCCAACTCCCAGTGCTGTGCGTGCTCGTCCTGCACTGTGATACTCCCGTCAGTGGAGCGGGTGATCTGTGTAAGCTCTGTCAGGGAGGCCAAGGTATGGTCAGGGCCGAGAGAGCAGATGCCGCGCGACACACTGCCATGCTCGGAGAGCGTATTGCGTAGTCTATAGCCAATCAGGCCATATTCCTTCAGGTCCGTGCTCTCCTGTAAAAAATCGGATGCTAGCTTAAATGATTCATAGCCGTAAAAGTCATCTGCGTTTATGACGGCGAAAGGGCCCTGTATCTTGGCAGAGGCTACCCAGACGGCATGCGCTGTTCCCCAGGGTTTAACGCGCCCCTCAGGCACATGGTATCCCGCTGGCAGCATGTCAAGTTCCTGGGCGACGTAAGCTACCGGAATGTGTGCCGGCAGTCTCTGCTGCATCACTTCCTTGAACTCCTGCTCAATTGATTCCCTGATAACGAACACGACATTGCCGAATCCTGCCTTCAGGGCGTCATGTATGGAGTACTCTATAATGGTTTCGCCATGGGGGCCAAAGGCATCGAGCTGCTTAAGGCTGCCGTATCGCGTTGCCATGCCTGCTGCCAATATAAGTAAAGTAGGGCCTGTATGCATGTGATAAAAAGTTATATAGGAACGATGGATTTCCCCATCTATAGGTATTCTGCAAGCAAGGAAATCCCCAAGAGCTGACACGCTTCATGGCCATAGCACCCCTGATCTGTATGGGAACTGCAACGGTGCCTGGGCGTTCATAGGGCCAGGCACCGTTGCAGGGAAATACTGCGGTACCAGAACGTCCCTGACTGCTTGCCGTTTGGAACCCTGTTTTAAAAGTAAACAGCCGGATTCTACAAAACAAGAAAAAACTATATTATGTTTACGAACACGCAAGCGATAAATCCAATATTAGCTTGGTTGTGGGCCCAAAAAACATAGGCATTACCGGTCAGGGCACTTGCAAAAGGCGGAGGCATGGAAAGGGTAGGGCAGCAGGCGATGCTTATTTTGTTCACAGAAGCTCATGCCGCACCTCCTTTGCCGCGCCGGGCAAGGCCCGATGGGTACAAGCGGTATGGCGTGAAGGGTAGTTTAGGACCTGTCTTACCTATGTATGTTTCTGGGTCTCCACGAGTTGCGACTCCACGGTGACTTTATAGTAAGCCTGCCGCGGCTGTTCTGCCTTGGTACACAGGAGGTCGAGTAGGATCTCAGTGGCCTTTAGACCCTGTTTGTAAGGATACTGCTCCACCGACGCGAGCGGAGCGTGATCCATGTAGGCAATCATAGGAAGGTTTGCATAGCTGACGAACTCCAGATGTAGCTGAATGCCTAATTCCTTGGCGTGCTTGCAGGCATGAAGCCACACATAATCATTGAAGGTAACGATGGCGCTCACCTTCCGCTTACTGGCCATCAGGCTATCAAAAGCCGCCTTGGTTCCGGTTTCTGTCAAATCGCACTCAACAATAAGCGATGGGTCATACTTTAGCCTGTTGTTGAGCATGGCTTTGACATACCCTTCTCGTCTTTCTGTGCTAGCAAAAAGGGTGTGGGGGCCGTTGATCAAGCCAATGGCACGGTGCCCCTTTTTTAAGAGATAGGTTACAGCCTCCGCTGTGCCCGTAACCAGATTGCAGCTAACCGAGTGTACGTCCTGAACGGGTGGAATGCGGTCAAAAAACACGACAGGAATGTTACACTGGCTGAGGCGGCTGAAGTGTTCGAAGGAAGAGGTTGTTTTTGCCACAGAAACCAGTAAGCCATCCACCCGGTGACTTTTCATCTTCTCCACCAGTTGTTTCTCCTTTTGTGTATCATCGTGGGACTGTGCCAGCAATACCGTGTAGTTTCTCTTGTAGGCAGTGTCTTCTATGGCGGTGATGGCCGAGGAGAAAAAAGCTTCTGAGAGTTCCGGTAAGATAACGCCAATGGTGTAGGTTTTGCCCTTTTGGAAATGCACAGCCGCATGGTTGCGCTCATAGTTAAGCTCCCTGGCTAATTGCTTCACCCGCTGGCTTGTTTCCATGCCTATGCTCGGATGGTCATGCAGCGCCCTGGAAACAGTTGATGTGGACACACTCAAGATTTTAGCGATTTCTTTGATAGTGACGGGTTTACCTGGCATCTTGCAAACGTCTAGTGGTTTCTAAATATAAAATTTTAATAGCTTAATAGAAAGCGAATTCTTGTCGAGAACCGGAATAGGAGATGATTACAAGGAATATAACTTTTTTATTGTGTGTTCGCGCACAAGTTTTATATTTGTTGAACCTCATTATATTTTATTTCTCAATAGGTTGGTGATTAAGGTGCAAGAATGCCCCTGCGACCGCAGGGGCATTCTTTTTTATGTCTTACAGGTACTTACTAACCCAAGTGCCTGTAAGACAGTAGCCTGCCTTCGTGAATAAGGCCCTGTATGCTGCCGTAACTGCATCGCCGTTCTTGAGGTAGCAAACCGGCTGCGCGATCAGATACCGTAAAGCTGCTGCTGCATGCAGGCGTGTTGTCCAGTGGTGGCAGGGGGGCTTTAAAGCTAGTACAGGCTATGGCTCCAAGCTCTTCGCAAACGTTTGCGGAGAATTTTCCATGCGCGTACACACACCTTCACCCGGTTGCTACACATGGTTGTTGAGCTAGCTGCCTGAAGAGTGATTTCTGCGTTGCTAAAAAAGGCAGCGGGTTTAAATTGCTGTATAACAGATATTTATAGTGTACAACCGTGTTGGCGCACTTCTGCTGGACTGCCTCTCGATCGCCCTTGTTGTGGGAGATCGCACCGCTTCGGGCTCTAGTTCACAGGCAAATCTGTTGAGCTGGCCTACTGTGTTCAAACAACGTTGTAGTCATGCCCTTTCCTAACATGCTAAGCAAACGTTTGTGTTTTCTTTTCCTGGCTTTGCAGCTTGCTTTAGCGGCTAATATATGTAACTTAAAATGTGCGTTAACGAGCACAGGCTTTAACCTACACCTAAACCTATACCTAAATTAATCTAATGTAACCAATCCCCAAGAAGCATGAAACAGCATTACAGAAAAGATGGAGTCATTCGGAACAGGGTGTCCCATCTGTTTGAGCACTGCTCCCCGCTACTCGCCAGAACCTTACCTTTATGGGTAGGATTTTTTCTCCTGCTCTTTAATGTTAGTGTCGGCCATGCCCAGGGGCGGCAAGAAGTAAAGGGTAAGGTCGTAGATGAGCAGAACCAACCCCTGGTGGGGGTTACAGTGGTTGTAAAGAACAGTACCATCGGAACCGCCACGAGCATGGATGGCAGTTTTAGTATTGCCGCGGCACCTACAGAGGTGTTGTTGTTTTCCTACATCGGCTATCAGACACAGGAAGTAGCAGTGGGAAGTCAGTCTACTATCAACATAACCCTGAAGGCAGACGCCAAGAGCCTGGAAGAGGTGGTCGTGGTGGGGTACTCCAGCAAATCTCAGTCGGAGCTGGTGAGTTCTGTTTCAGTCGTGAGCGGCAACGAGCTGCGCGACGTGACCACTAACAACACAGCTACTATGCTTCAAGGGAAGGCCTCTGGTGTCACCGTGTCGAGTACCAGCGGCCAGCCCGGGGAAGCGCCTAAGGTGCGCATCCGGGGTACAGGTTCAATCTCAGCCGCCGCTGACCCTTTATATGTAGTGGATGGTGTGATTGGGGGGACTGCTAACCCAACTGACATTGAAAGTATAACAGTACTGAAAGATGCCGCTGCAACAGGCTTGTACGGCTCCAGGGCAGCCAACGGTGTGATCGTGATTACTACCAAACGCGGCAAGGCCGGAAAAACCCGCGTGTCCTATAACGGCACGACAGGGGTGAGCCGACGCACCACCGGAAACTTTGAGGTAATGAACGGGCAGCAGCTCTTCGACTACGCCAACAACCTGTACCAGAACGATTACGCCGGCAAACGCAATAGCCATATTGCAGCCTTATACCAGACAAACCCTAATCCGTCTGAAGCCGAGATCAACGCATACCTGGCGTCGAAGAACTTCCCGCTGACCTATGGAGCCTATGTTAATGGTGTGCTGCCAGGTGAACCAGGTAACACGAACTGGCTGGATGAAGCCTTCCGCACCGGCATCACCAACAACCACCAGCTTTCTGTATCCGGCGGTTCTGAGAAAACAAGGTTCTACATCAGCGGAAACTACTTTCAGGAGGAAGGTACGGTCGTAAACACCAGCTATGAGCAGACCAACTTCAGGGCCAACATCGACCACGACATCCATGACAAGCTCACAATTGCAACCCGTGTGAACGCACAGTTTAACAACCGTGATAACGACCCTTCGGGTGCCATTTACCAGTCTTTCATCAACATGCCCTGGGACAAACCCTACGATGAGGATGGAACAGTAAGGTATGTGGATGCCAACACGGCAGGATGGTTTGGCCGGGACAAGAGCAATTTCCTGTATACCAGCCAGTATAATTACAACCGCAGCAGGGGGCAGATGCTAGATGGCGACCTGAAGCTAGAATACAGAATGACCGATTGGCTTGCCTTCTCCACCACCAACCGCTACAGCACGAGCAACTCCCGCTCCGAGTCAAACAGCGACTCGCGTACACCCGGCGGAAAGGCGTCGAACGGCTCCCTGAGCAATTCTTACGGCTATAGCAACAGCTTTCTGACATCAAACCTGTTAACAGCTAATAGGCACTTTGGCTCCCATAACCTGCGGGGTATTTTAGGTGCTGAGTACCAGAAGAACTTCACCGATGGTATGAACGCCTCGGGGCAAGGAATCTTTCCGGGCCTAGAGGTGCTTGATGCGGTGGCTACGCCCGTGAACATTGGCGGGTACAAAACGGAGAGCAAGTTTATGTCGGGCTTCCTGAACATGGATTATGATTTTGACAGCCGCTACTTTGCCACTGTTTCCTACAGACGCGACGGCTCCTCCCGCTTTGGGCGCGACAAGCGGTTCGGGGACTTCTACTCCGTGGGGGCTGCCTGGGCTATCTCCGGTGAAGACTTC is a genomic window containing:
- a CDS encoding Gfo/Idh/MocA family oxidoreductase translates to MSSNRRDFLKLSGLAGISIAGTGLLGGCATGAVEEQAQSNLAQIAQQAKRKYTQQFNMSGYSAPKLDKVRVGFVGLGMRGPGAVYRMSNIEGVEIKALCDLIPERAEKVKKQLQERTGSAHNPTLYSGKEDSWKEMVDRDDIDLIYITTPWHLHTPQAVYAMEHGKHAAVEVPAATTIEECWQLVETSERTKKHCMMLENCCYDFFEILTLNMARQGYFGEIIHGEGAYIHQLVDLNFDKEGYQDMWRLKQNMTRNGSLYPTHGLGPICQVMNVNRGDVMDYLTSVSSDDFMMYEEAQKRAQGDNFYKGFVQDTYRGNMNTTTIRTKMGRTIMIQHDVTSPRPYSRIHLVSGTKGIARKWPEQKIATGHGWLKPEEVKALEEQYTPDIVKKIGEMAKKIGGHGGMDFMMDWRLIDCLRNGLPLDQDVYDAASWTAVGLLSEWSVANRSNSIDVPDFTAGAWQKNAPVNLSLAGGGTTNVIVKS
- a CDS encoding carbohydrate-binding family 9-like protein — its product is MKHLTVPFIPDLPHESPLALVSDRLDQLPAQYLEVALWTNGEPLPKVAFVMAHGQDCLYLKYKVEEETVLARYRSINEPVYKDSCVEFFLSFGDDGTYYNLEVNCLGTCLLAYGRGRDNRKLLPASIVSAIEHLAHLKVCNHGCTGKAWELTLRIPAWVFSEHQLERFSGLQARGNFYKCGEDLPAPHYLAWQPIEAPEPDFHRPEQFGRISFASASFDSINKHIS
- a CDS encoding phosphotransferase; translated protein: MHTGPTLLILAAGMATRYGSLKQLDAFGPHGETIIEYSIHDALKAGFGNVVFVIRESIEQEFKEVMQQRLPAHIPVAYVAQELDMLPAGYHVPEGRVKPWGTAHAVWVASAKIQGPFAVINADDFYGYESFKLASDFLQESTDLKEYGLIGYRLRNTLSEHGSVSRGICSLGPDHTLASLTELTQITRSTDGSITVQDEHAQHWELDGEELVSMNLMAFKPSVLPYFEQYLQEFLDEKGQELKAEFYLPSVVNQVLSAGLARVQVIPTPEKWFGVTYPQDKAHTTEQIRLLTEANVYPRPLWDDFTLHPGKAIALQAEAKLRDVLAHFQLEGSVASIIPYGSGHIHDTYAVANDQPTCPNYLLQRINHHVFRNVPLLMENIGLVTLHLRQKLQHIPGARPDEEVLTLVPTQDNLGYYRDPDGNFWRVYLLLEGTRSYDIVETPQQAYEGGKAFGKFLALLADLDASQLHESIPDFHNIENRLRLLTQATRLNAAGRVAQVDKELRFVWQRGEEMSSICRLGRAGKLPLRTTHNDTKFNNVLLDRHDKALCVIDLDTVMPGFLAYDYGDAIRTTVNKAAEDEEDLSKIKVDYELFRAFTEGFLQETSAFLTEEEVNSLEPGVRLLPYIMGVRFLTDYIEGDHYYKIHFPEHNLQRARAQFRLVEVLEENSELLLHTIQQTAHAFKTAAAAQQQER
- a CDS encoding LacI family DNA-binding transcriptional regulator; protein product: MPGKPVTIKEIAKILSVSTSTVSRALHDHPSIGMETSQRVKQLARELNYERNHAAVHFQKGKTYTIGVILPELSEAFFSSAITAIEDTAYKRNYTVLLAQSHDDTQKEKQLVEKMKSHRVDGLLVSVAKTTSSFEHFSRLSQCNIPVVFFDRIPPVQDVHSVSCNLVTGTAEAVTYLLKKGHRAIGLINGPHTLFASTERREGYVKAMLNNRLKYDPSLIVECDLTETGTKAAFDSLMASKRKVSAIVTFNDYVWLHACKHAKELGIQLHLEFVSYANLPMIAYMDHAPLASVEQYPYKQGLKATEILLDLLCTKAEQPRQAYYKVTVESQLVETQKHT
- a CDS encoding SusC/RagA family TonB-linked outer membrane protein, whose protein sequence is MKQHYRKDGVIRNRVSHLFEHCSPLLARTLPLWVGFFLLLFNVSVGHAQGRQEVKGKVVDEQNQPLVGVTVVVKNSTIGTATSMDGSFSIAAAPTEVLLFSYIGYQTQEVAVGSQSTINITLKADAKSLEEVVVVGYSSKSQSELVSSVSVVSGNELRDVTTNNTATMLQGKASGVTVSSTSGQPGEAPKVRIRGTGSISAAADPLYVVDGVIGGTANPTDIESITVLKDAAATGLYGSRAANGVIVITTKRGKAGKTRVSYNGTTGVSRRTTGNFEVMNGQQLFDYANNLYQNDYAGKRNSHIAALYQTNPNPSEAEINAYLASKNFPLTYGAYVNGVLPGEPGNTNWLDEAFRTGITNNHQLSVSGGSEKTRFYISGNYFQEEGTVVNTSYEQTNFRANIDHDIHDKLTIATRVNAQFNNRDNDPSGAIYQSFINMPWDKPYDEDGTVRYVDANTAGWFGRDKSNFLYTSQYNYNRSRGQMLDGDLKLEYRMTDWLAFSTTNRYSTSNSRSESNSDSRTPGGKASNGSLSNSYGYSNSFLTSNLLTANRHFGSHNLRGILGAEYQKNFTDGMNASGQGIFPGLEVLDAVATPVNIGGYKTESKFMSGFLNMDYDFDSRYFATVSYRRDGSSRFGRDKRFGDFYSVGAAWAISGEDFFQGLASTVNLLKLRSSYGTTGNANIGDFEALDLYQFNVQYADLPGGFPRRLVNPDLTWEKAHTLDFGVEVGLFNRIDLALDFYNRTNKGILQQVPLSSATGFYWQTQNIGSVRNRGLDIEVSTKNLQGALAWETDFNISFNRNEVLELYDGQPIDQGSQRIEEGRPIGSWFMRDWKGVDPATGDPLWLLKKYDASGNFVGDTVTNSYNSATRVYTGTTTPKFAGGIRNTFAYKSFTLSAFMNFVYGNKVYNYNRELFDADGAYPTYNSMVLQDGWSRWEKEGDIATHPRPVLNGNRASNKVSSRYLEDGSYLRLRNITLSYGMPESVTSRLGAEGLRLFVSGDNLWTLTDFSGMDPEVDLTSGYSTTRYPGSKKLMFGVNIDF